The following are encoded in a window of Castanea sativa cultivar Marrone di Chiusa Pesio chromosome 5, ASM4071231v1 genomic DNA:
- the LOC142634901 gene encoding uncharacterized protein LOC142634901: MTTNISECFNGVLKGARGLLIAAMVKFTWCKIATYFHDRHKEITYDLSKGKVWSDYAMGIYTKNVHKASGQTIRAFNHEAGIYQVLTPYNDYRGGGGNHNHEINILARTYSCGKWQNIKIPCSHAIKVFQSLRLDATSYINPCYSLDNAIHTYSHQFVVPKSESLWRDVSRPRWVPDPNLLRAKGRPVKSRIRYEMDGVQ, encoded by the coding sequence atgacaaccaatatctcTGAGTGCTTTAATGGGGTACTTAAAGGTGCTCGCGGTTTGCTCATTGCTGCAATGGTTAAGTTCACTTGGTGCAAAATTGCTACATATTTTCATGATCGACATAAAGAAATTACTTATGATCTCTCTAAAGGTAAGGTGTGGAGTGATTATGCCATGGGGATTTATACCAAAAATGTGCACAAAGCTTCAGGACAAACTATAAGGGCATTTAATCATGAAGCTGGTATATATCAGGTGCTTACCCCGTACAACGACTATAGAggtggagggggaaaccacaatCATGAAATAAACATATTAGCTAGAACATATAgttgtggaaagtggcaaaacattaagatcccttgttcacatgcaataAAAGTTTTTCAGAGTTTGCGACTTGATGCGACCAGCTATATTAACCCATGTTACAGTTTGGACAACGCCATTCACACatattcacatcaatttgtggtgccaaaaTCAGAGTCATTATGGAGGGATGTTAGCAGGCCACGATGGGTGCCTGACCCAAAtctgttgcgggccaaaggtcgtcCTGTGAAGTCAAGAATAAGGTATGAAATGGATGGGGTACAATGA
- the LOC142633951 gene encoding uncharacterized protein LOC142633951 isoform X1: MFYGTAPWDPWLIVAQILCLQCLYYLSLGVFLTFLVGTRVSRMSLVYFFDYAAVTTSTVTGWCVITSFLLSSLAGAGIMLYLIERAKKCLDFSATVYIIHLFICIIYGGWPSSITWWVLNGTGVAVMALLGEYLCIKRELREIPITRLRSSQQRSSCVDEYGSLNSVVDFNSMVRLRFQFFASAMHDSRPISAAGRYDLIWPI; this comes from the exons ATGTTCTATGGTACAGCACCATGGGACCCTTGGCTTATTGTTGCCCAAATTCTTTGCCTTCAATGCTTATACTATCTCTCTCTAGGAGTATTCTTGACATTTCTAGTCGGGACTCGAGTGTCTCGGATGAGCCTTGTGTATTTCTTTGATTATGCTGCTGTCACTACCTCTACCGTGACCGGTTGGTGTGTCATTACTTCGTTTTTGCTGAGCTCTCTTGCAGG AGCTGGCATTATGCTTTATTTGATTGAGAGGGCCAAAAAGTGCTTAGACTTTTCAGCCACAGTGTACATCATCCATCTCTTTATATGCATCATATATGGAGGTTGGCCTTCTTCAATAACATGGTGGGTTCTGAATGGCACTGGAGTTGCAGTGATGGCTTTGCTAGGTGAATATCTGTGCATTAAACGTGAACTGCGAGAGATTCCCATTACACGATTACGTTCAA GCCAACAGCGTAGCAGTTGTGTTGATGAATATGGCTCTTTGAATTCAGTCGTGGATTTCAACTCAATGGTAAGGCTTAGGTTTCAGTTTTTTGCTAGTGCAATGCATGATTCAAGGCCGATTTCGGCCGCTGGCCGATACGATCTGATTTGGCCGATATGA
- the LOC142633951 gene encoding uncharacterized protein LOC142633951 isoform X2, whose product MFYGTAPWDPWLIVAQILCLQCLYYLSLGVFLTFLVGTRVSRMSLVYFFDYAAVTTSTVTGWCVITSFLLSSLAGAGIMLYLIERAKKCLDFSATVYIIHLFICIIYGGWPSSITWWVLNGTGVAVMALLGEYLCIKRELREIPITRLRSNV is encoded by the exons ATGTTCTATGGTACAGCACCATGGGACCCTTGGCTTATTGTTGCCCAAATTCTTTGCCTTCAATGCTTATACTATCTCTCTCTAGGAGTATTCTTGACATTTCTAGTCGGGACTCGAGTGTCTCGGATGAGCCTTGTGTATTTCTTTGATTATGCTGCTGTCACTACCTCTACCGTGACCGGTTGGTGTGTCATTACTTCGTTTTTGCTGAGCTCTCTTGCAGG AGCTGGCATTATGCTTTATTTGATTGAGAGGGCCAAAAAGTGCTTAGACTTTTCAGCCACAGTGTACATCATCCATCTCTTTATATGCATCATATATGGAGGTTGGCCTTCTTCAATAACATGGTGGGTTCTGAATGGCACTGGAGTTGCAGTGATGGCTTTGCTAGGTGAATATCTGTGCATTAAACGTGAACTGCGAGAGATTCCCATTACACGATTACGTTCAA